From the genome of Bosea sp. Tri-49, one region includes:
- a CDS encoding M20 aminoacylase family protein, whose translation MPKSDLIAAIEPEISAIRRDFHRHPELLFDVQRTAGIVADKLMEWGVDEVVTGIGRTGVVGVIKGKGQGSGKVIGLRADMDALPIHEETNLEHRSTVAGKMHACGHDGHTAMLLGAAKYLADTRDFDGTAIVIFQPAEEGGGGGREMCADGMMERFGVQEVYGLHNMPGLPIGQFAIRKGPMMAAADKFLLKLEGRGGHAAKPNETIDPLVAACQLVTSLQTIASRNADPLDSLVVSVTALQAGTAFNVIPQHVEIKGTVRTLSTEMRDLAEKRLREIVAGTTQAFGLTYTLEYDRGYPVTFNHAGQTDFVTSATKSTFGKEAIDTTVPPTMGSEDFSFMLEERPGAYIFMGNGDSAGLHHPSYEFNDKAIPVGMTYWASLVEMAMPQRAA comes from the coding sequence ATGCCCAAATCCGATCTCATCGCCGCGATCGAACCCGAGATCAGCGCGATCCGCCGCGATTTCCACCGCCATCCCGAGCTGCTCTTCGACGTGCAGCGTACCGCCGGCATCGTCGCCGACAAGCTGATGGAATGGGGCGTCGACGAGGTCGTGACCGGCATCGGGCGCACCGGCGTCGTCGGCGTGATCAAGGGCAAGGGCCAGGGTTCGGGCAAGGTCATCGGCCTGCGCGCCGACATGGACGCGCTGCCGATCCACGAGGAGACCAATCTCGAGCACCGTTCGACCGTTGCGGGCAAGATGCACGCCTGCGGCCATGACGGCCACACCGCCATGCTGTTAGGGGCCGCCAAGTACCTGGCCGACACCCGCGACTTCGACGGGACCGCGATCGTGATCTTCCAGCCGGCCGAAGAAGGCGGCGGCGGCGGCCGCGAGATGTGCGCCGACGGCATGATGGAGCGCTTCGGCGTGCAGGAGGTTTATGGCCTGCACAACATGCCGGGCCTGCCGATCGGCCAGTTCGCCATTCGCAAGGGGCCGATGATGGCGGCAGCCGACAAGTTCCTGCTCAAGCTCGAAGGCCGCGGCGGCCATGCCGCCAAGCCGAACGAGACGATCGATCCGCTGGTCGCGGCCTGCCAGCTCGTCACCTCGCTGCAGACCATCGCCTCGCGCAATGCCGATCCGCTCGATTCCCTCGTCGTCTCGGTGACGGCGCTGCAGGCGGGCACGGCCTTCAACGTCATCCCGCAGCATGTCGAGATCAAGGGCACGGTGCGTACGCTCTCGACCGAGATGCGCGACCTCGCCGAGAAGCGCCTGCGCGAGATCGTCGCCGGCACGACACAGGCCTTCGGCCTGACCTATACGCTCGAATATGATCGCGGCTACCCGGTCACCTTCAACCATGCCGGCCAGACCGACTTCGTCACCAGCGCCACCAAGAGCACCTTCGGCAAGGAGGCTATCGACACCACCGTGCCGCCGACCATGGGCTCGGAGGACTTCTCCTTCATGCTGGAGGAGCGCCCGGGCGCCTATATCTTCATGGGCAATGGCGATTCCGCCGGACTGCACCACCCTTCCTATGAGTTCAACGACAAGGCGATCCCGGTCGGCATGACCTACTGGGCGAGCCTAGTCGAAATGGCGATGCCGCAGCGCGCTGCATGA